A DNA window from Litorivicinus lipolyticus contains the following coding sequences:
- a CDS encoding S8 family peptidase, which produces MKNFKKTAVAAALTVCVSGAIILPNDVEAAVRDYSSLVEQHDGGFASQTELARQYIAQTERFVYFYDMYIDRYRERYSTQPWFGFLIQTRDDYQQELDQLTAFLDNANSVPAAPVLVRTETAVDTRYDVVRSAPYEVDRTDTVVEETDDGAIHIYAVVTRVMETAVKTTTVVETTTTRHYNDGSTEAETHSEVSAVETTYEQETQIARQLIESRDIAPEPAPEQEVVSGQGSPTLNVIAADAYMARDDVNLSQTQNYVDAFQTAYSFFGASTILSNERYGKYGNDLDIVNAPEAWARGWTGAGSTIAILDTGIDADHSEFAGRILDQQCFTSACNGSEGMDDVNGHGTHVAGTAAAALDGIGMTGVAPDANLIIGKVATKSGFYDMMGMAQALGWASESGAAVANVSGGYSFGTPFRNAVTAAGNGTYSIANPGSDSTLNAWATNGYYNLNQDSAGSLLSTMKANFSDSEMVMVAAAGNQGLAYSAYPGNYATQTNSDGTLTFGGRILIAGSYDVKTDDLSSFSNAAGTLCVGDSCATSDYRVSDFYLMAPGSFVASAQSGGGYTVKSGTSMAAPVISGAVAIVHQMWPHMKGENLAQLLLATGNKNIPNYDANRHGQGLLDLDEATSPQGTLSIPTSGRADGATTNDFGAIGLSGGAQVSEVMSSLMVLDDYDRDFYVDASSMVTAVDTRTFSHTVAHKDLINTNAYAGYATDAQLVGGGNTLLGISDNGDEINLSYDFNNGLSLGYMTETGTFLGNTADSDLMRINGATTGYLGYNFDTRVSERVSVFGGASAGFTTLNIDQQSMLKGADTVISNTANIGARFNTTAGEFGVVAALPVAIASGDVHFRTPSDIDASGNLVYQDSRSNLAGASREYNLGVFYNNDIGSATRISAYAEQRSNYTGIDGKTEVEAGIQLNIRF; this is translated from the coding sequence ATGAAAAACTTCAAGAAAACAGCTGTTGCCGCCGCCCTTACAGTCTGTGTGTCGGGTGCCATAATATTGCCGAACGATGTTGAGGCTGCCGTTAGAGACTACTCGTCCCTGGTTGAACAGCACGATGGCGGCTTCGCCTCGCAGACCGAGCTGGCGCGTCAGTATATCGCGCAAACTGAGCGCTTCGTGTACTTCTACGACATGTACATCGATCGTTACCGCGAGCGCTACAGCACCCAACCCTGGTTCGGGTTTCTGATCCAAACGCGTGACGATTACCAACAAGAGCTGGACCAATTGACCGCATTTTTGGACAACGCTAACAGCGTACCGGCGGCCCCAGTATTGGTCCGCACCGAGACCGCGGTTGACACCCGCTACGACGTGGTTCGTAGCGCACCCTACGAAGTCGACCGAACTGACACGGTGGTCGAGGAAACCGACGACGGCGCCATTCACATCTACGCGGTCGTAACCCGCGTCATGGAAACCGCGGTCAAGACCACAACCGTCGTCGAAACCACCACCACACGTCATTACAACGACGGCAGCACCGAGGCCGAGACCCACAGTGAAGTGTCCGCGGTGGAGACAACCTACGAGCAGGAAACACAAATCGCACGGCAGCTGATCGAATCCCGTGACATCGCGCCGGAACCCGCACCGGAGCAAGAGGTGGTGTCGGGCCAGGGCTCACCGACCCTAAATGTGATCGCGGCCGACGCCTACATGGCACGCGACGACGTCAACTTGTCACAGACACAAAACTACGTTGACGCCTTTCAAACCGCCTACAGCTTTTTTGGCGCCTCGACCATTTTGAGCAACGAACGCTACGGCAAGTACGGCAATGACCTTGATATCGTCAACGCGCCGGAGGCGTGGGCACGCGGCTGGACTGGCGCCGGCAGCACCATTGCCATTCTTGACACGGGCATCGATGCCGACCACAGCGAATTTGCCGGGCGAATCCTTGATCAACAGTGCTTCACCTCGGCGTGTAACGGTAGCGAAGGCATGGACGACGTCAATGGCCATGGTACCCACGTCGCCGGCACGGCCGCTGCGGCACTGGACGGCATTGGCATGACCGGTGTTGCCCCCGACGCAAACCTAATTATTGGTAAAGTCGCCACCAAGTCGGGCTTCTACGACATGATGGGCATGGCCCAAGCGCTCGGCTGGGCGTCCGAGTCCGGCGCGGCCGTGGCCAACGTATCAGGCGGCTACAGCTTTGGCACCCCGTTCCGCAATGCCGTCACGGCTGCTGGCAACGGCACCTATTCGATTGCAAATCCGGGCAGCGACAGCACGCTGAACGCCTGGGCGACGAATGGCTATTACAACCTGAACCAAGACTCAGCGGGCTCATTGCTGAGCACCATGAAAGCGAACTTTAGCGACAGCGAGATGGTGATGGTGGCCGCCGCGGGCAACCAAGGCTTAGCCTACTCCGCCTACCCCGGCAACTACGCCACCCAGACAAACTCGGACGGCACGCTGACCTTTGGCGGACGCATTCTGATTGCCGGTTCGTATGACGTCAAAACTGACGACCTGTCGAGCTTCTCCAATGCCGCAGGCACGTTGTGCGTCGGTGACAGCTGTGCCACCAGCGACTACCGCGTCAGCGATTTTTACCTGATGGCACCGGGCTCGTTCGTGGCCAGTGCCCAAAGCGGTGGTGGCTACACCGTCAAATCTGGCACCTCAATGGCCGCTCCGGTGATCAGCGGCGCCGTCGCCATCGTTCATCAGATGTGGCCTCACATGAAGGGTGAAAACTTGGCTCAGCTGCTGCTTGCCACCGGTAACAAGAACATCCCCAACTATGACGCAAACCGTCACGGCCAAGGGTTGCTAGACCTGGACGAAGCGACCAGCCCCCAGGGCACCTTGTCCATCCCCACCAGCGGACGTGCGGACGGTGCCACCACCAATGATTTCGGCGCTATCGGGTTAAGTGGAGGCGCCCAGGTGAGCGAGGTCATGAGCTCGCTGATGGTGTTGGACGACTATGATCGCGACTTCTATGTCGATGCCAGCAGCATGGTCACTGCCGTCGACACACGGACGTTCAGTCACACCGTTGCCCATAAAGATTTGATCAACACCAACGCCTATGCCGGCTACGCCACCGACGCGCAACTGGTGGGCGGTGGCAACACCTTGCTGGGTATCAGCGACAACGGCGACGAGATTAACCTGAGTTACGATTTTAACAACGGCCTGAGCCTGGGCTACATGACCGAAACGGGGACGTTTCTTGGCAACACCGCCGACAGCGATTTGATGCGCATTAACGGTGCCACCACTGGATACCTGGGCTACAACTTCGACACCCGCGTAAGCGAGCGAGTGTCGGTATTTGGCGGCGCAAGCGCAGGCTTCACCACCTTAAATATCGACCAGCAATCCATGCTCAAAGGCGCGGACACCGTGATCTCGAACACCGCGAATATCGGCGCACGCTTCAACACAACGGCGGGTGAGTTTGGTGTGGTGGCTGCGTTGCCGGTTGCAATCGCCAGCGGTGACGTCCACTTCCGAACGCCGTCCGACATTGATGCCAGCGGCAATCTGGTCTACCAAGACAGCCGCAGCAACCTGGCCGGTGCAAGTCGCGAATACAACCTTGGCGTGTTCTACAACAACGACATCGGTTCT
- the rfbC gene encoding dTDP-4-dehydrorhamnose 3,5-epimerase, translating to MKVLETNLPGVLIFEPRVFGDARGFFKETFQAARYRDAGITQPFVQDNHSRSSKGVLRGLHMQRQHPQGKLVSCSRGAVFDVAVDIDPDSATFGDFVGTELSEDNHKQLWIPPGYAHGFYVLTDVADFQYKCTDLYRPEDECGLIWNDADVNIPWPSRSPTLSDKDKALPSLRTLQQQSARV from the coding sequence GTGAAGGTGCTTGAAACGAACTTGCCAGGGGTCTTGATTTTTGAACCGAGGGTGTTCGGTGACGCCCGCGGTTTCTTTAAAGAGACCTTTCAGGCCGCGCGCTATCGCGACGCCGGCATTACCCAGCCGTTTGTGCAGGACAACCATTCGCGCTCTAGCAAGGGTGTGTTGCGTGGGCTGCACATGCAGCGTCAACACCCCCAGGGCAAACTGGTGTCCTGTTCGCGCGGCGCGGTGTTTGATGTGGCGGTGGATATTGACCCGGACTCGGCCACCTTTGGCGACTTCGTCGGCACGGAATTGAGTGAAGACAATCATAAACAGCTGTGGATTCCTCCGGGGTATGCACACGGGTTTTATGTGCTGACGGACGTCGCTGATTTTCAATACAAGTGCACGGACCTGTATCGGCCCGAGGACGAATGCGGACTTATTTGGAACGACGCAGACGTTAACATTCCGTGGCCCAGTCGATCTCCCACCCTATCGGACAAGGACAAAGCATTGCCCAGTTTGCGAACCCTTCAACAGCAGTCGGCCCGCGTATGA
- the rfbD gene encoding dTDP-4-dehydrorhamnose reductase has product MRVLVAGANGQVGQSLIQRSSHELVALDRGALDITQPHSIQSAIERHRPDVLINAAAYTAVDRAERESALAVAGNQTGPALLAAACAGAGIPLLHISTDYVFDGTADRPYVETDPTQPLGIYGQTKCAGEVAVRAALPEHIILRTSWVFSAHGANFVRTMLRLADTRDQLSVVDDQFGGPTGADTIADALLGMVDRYRDTGALPWGTYHFSQLPHVSWHQFACEIIRQGRARGLLDHDIEVLPVPSSAYPTTVERPKNSRLDRAKYDQAFDLQTPSWKAELAQVLGVLSARS; this is encoded by the coding sequence ATGAGAGTTTTGGTCGCCGGCGCCAACGGCCAGGTCGGTCAAAGTTTGATTCAGCGCAGCTCGCATGAATTGGTGGCATTGGACCGCGGTGCGTTGGACATTACCCAGCCGCACTCCATTCAGTCGGCGATTGAGCGCCACCGTCCGGATGTGCTGATCAATGCTGCGGCCTATACCGCGGTCGATCGGGCCGAACGCGAATCGGCACTGGCCGTGGCGGGCAATCAGACCGGGCCGGCGCTGTTGGCGGCGGCATGCGCAGGCGCGGGGATACCGTTATTGCACATCAGCACGGACTACGTGTTCGATGGCACGGCCGATCGGCCCTATGTCGAAACGGACCCGACCCAACCGCTGGGTATTTACGGCCAGACCAAGTGCGCCGGTGAAGTCGCCGTGCGGGCGGCATTGCCCGAGCACATCATTTTGCGCACCAGCTGGGTGTTCTCGGCGCACGGCGCGAACTTTGTGCGGACCATGCTGCGCCTGGCTGACACGCGCGATCAACTCAGTGTGGTAGATGATCAATTCGGTGGCCCAACCGGTGCCGATACCATTGCCGATGCCTTGCTCGGGATGGTGGACCGTTATCGGGACACCGGCGCATTACCGTGGGGCACCTACCACTTTAGCCAGTTGCCGCACGTGAGTTGGCACCAGTTCGCCTGCGAGATCATTCGCCAAGGCCGGGCCCGTGGACTGCTGGATCATGACATCGAGGTGTTGCCGGTGCCGTCCAGCGCCTATCCGACCACGGTCGAGCGGCCGAAAAATTCACGCTTGGACCGAGCCAAATATGACCAAGCCTTTGATCTCCAAACGCCAAGTTGGAAAGCCGAATTGGCCCAGGTTTTGGGCGTCTTGTCGGCCCGTTCCTAG
- a CDS encoding ATP-dependent DNA helicase, translating into MNYPVSVRGLAAFTAKLGDLDLRFTPAPSAIDGIRGHQAVTAKRAAHWQPEVSLSLVCQGIELSGRCDLWSSEVGRVEEIKTHRVPIERIPDNHCALHWAQAKLYGAMLCEAQGLSQIEVGVLYYHVVSGEETLQSERFSASDLATFVKVSCQSFRAWAEMELAHRRRRDAFSTGLNFPYPSFRVGQYELARGVYTAISNGASQLAQATTGIGKTLATLFPAVKQMARGELDRVFFLTAKTPGRALALDAADRLSGRGEQPLRVLELVARDKACEHPDKACHGDSCPLAQGFYDRLPLARVEAAQARWLDRERVREIALAYRVCPYYLAQEMSQWCDVVIGDYNYYFDAQALLHARTLESGWRAVVLVDEAHNLVERARAMYSVVLDQAVLEASAAQAPSALRGAFKALMPAWENSFARQTAARAYYHEIPEALLKALQNLVSKVTDFLGDAAIRHDGPYMQFYFEALAFIRLADVFADHSVLEVTLDESDALNVRTQIAIRNLIPSPHLAPRFANAVSSTLFSATLSPPEYHRGMLGLGEQTRVLDVPSPFDPSQLRVVIPPGLSTRYSDRANSLGPIAEQIIAQCDSEPGNYLVFASSYHYLQELHAAVQQRAPALATQCQTAGMSEDQRSEFLAHFSEVSQILGFAVLGGAFGEGVDLPGRRLIGAFITTMGMPANEPLTELLRERIDQNNQQGFDYAYRYPGLQKVVQAAGRVVRTLTDTGVIYLLDDRYRRHENRRLLPSWWRIEGP; encoded by the coding sequence ATGAACTACCCCGTCAGTGTCCGCGGCCTGGCCGCGTTTACCGCCAAACTGGGCGACTTGGACCTTCGCTTCACCCCAGCCCCAAGTGCCATTGACGGTATACGTGGGCACCAAGCGGTGACGGCTAAACGCGCCGCCCACTGGCAGCCCGAAGTCAGCCTGTCGCTGGTGTGCCAGGGAATCGAGCTAAGTGGCCGCTGTGATCTGTGGAGCTCAGAGGTCGGCCGCGTGGAGGAAATCAAGACCCACCGCGTGCCGATCGAACGCATCCCGGACAACCACTGCGCGCTGCACTGGGCCCAAGCCAAGCTTTACGGGGCCATGCTGTGTGAGGCCCAGGGCCTTTCTCAGATTGAAGTTGGCGTGCTGTATTACCACGTGGTGTCCGGCGAGGAGACACTCCAGTCCGAGCGTTTCAGTGCCAGCGACTTGGCGACCTTTGTTAAGGTCAGTTGCCAGTCGTTTCGGGCCTGGGCCGAGATGGAGCTGGCCCACCGCCGCCGCCGCGACGCGTTCAGCACGGGCCTAAACTTCCCCTACCCAAGCTTTCGAGTGGGCCAATACGAGTTGGCGCGCGGGGTCTACACCGCTATTTCCAACGGCGCGTCGCAACTGGCCCAGGCCACCACGGGCATCGGCAAAACATTGGCGACGCTGTTTCCAGCGGTCAAACAAATGGCCCGCGGCGAGCTGGACCGGGTGTTCTTTTTGACCGCTAAAACGCCCGGTCGTGCGCTGGCACTGGATGCGGCTGACCGACTGTCAGGGCGCGGCGAGCAACCGCTGCGGGTGCTGGAACTGGTGGCCAGGGACAAAGCCTGCGAGCATCCGGATAAGGCCTGTCATGGCGACTCCTGCCCATTGGCCCAAGGATTTTACGACCGCTTGCCCTTGGCCCGGGTCGAGGCCGCCCAAGCGCGTTGGCTGGACCGCGAACGCGTCCGTGAAATTGCGCTGGCCTACCGCGTCTGCCCGTACTACTTGGCCCAGGAAATGTCGCAATGGTGCGACGTGGTGATCGGCGACTACAACTACTACTTCGATGCCCAAGCGCTGCTGCACGCCCGCACCCTAGAGTCGGGTTGGCGGGCCGTGGTCCTGGTCGACGAGGCCCACAACCTGGTCGAACGCGCCCGCGCCATGTACAGCGTGGTGCTGGATCAGGCGGTGCTTGAGGCATCCGCCGCACAGGCCCCAAGCGCCTTGCGTGGCGCATTTAAGGCATTGATGCCGGCCTGGGAAAACAGCTTCGCGCGCCAAACCGCCGCCCGCGCTTACTACCACGAGATTCCCGAGGCGCTGCTTAAAGCACTGCAAAACTTGGTCTCTAAGGTCACCGACTTTCTCGGTGACGCCGCGATACGCCATGACGGGCCTTACATGCAGTTTTATTTTGAAGCCCTGGCCTTTATTCGTCTGGCCGATGTGTTCGCCGACCATAGCGTGCTTGAAGTAACGCTGGATGAATCCGACGCGCTTAATGTGCGCACCCAAATCGCCATTCGCAACCTGATCCCGTCGCCACACCTGGCACCACGGTTCGCCAATGCCGTCAGTAGCACCCTGTTCTCGGCAACCCTAAGCCCGCCCGAATACCACCGCGGCATGCTCGGGCTTGGCGAGCAAACGCGGGTGCTCGATGTGCCCTCGCCGTTTGACCCCAGCCAATTACGGGTGGTGATACCGCCGGGGCTGTCGACCCGTTACAGCGACCGCGCCAACAGTTTGGGTCCGATTGCCGAGCAAATCATCGCCCAGTGCGATTCCGAACCCGGCAATTACCTGGTCTTCGCCAGCTCCTACCACTACCTGCAAGAGTTGCACGCGGCCGTGCAGCAGCGGGCACCGGCACTTGCGACCCAGTGCCAAACCGCCGGGATGAGTGAAGACCAGCGCAGTGAGTTTCTAGCGCACTTCAGCGAGGTCAGTCAGATTTTGGGGTTTGCAGTATTGGGCGGTGCCTTTGGCGAGGGGGTCGACCTGCCCGGCCGCCGTTTGATCGGCGCCTTTATCACGACCATGGGCATGCCGGCCAACGAGCCCTTGACCGAGCTGCTGCGCGAACGCATTGATCAGAACAATCAACAGGGATTTGACTACGCCTACCGTTATCCGGGGCTGCAAAAGGTCGTTCAAGCCGCCGGCCGTGTGGTCCGGACCTTGACCGACACCGGGGTCATTTACCTGTTGGACGACCGTTATCGACGCCATGAAAACAGGCGCTTATTGCCGAGCTGGTGGCGGATTGAGGGTCCCTAG